CATCGAGGATGAGGAGCAGGCGCGCGGCGCGATGCGGCGCTTTGCCGCGACCCAGCGCGACATGCTCGACCGGCTGTCCGGCGGCGTCGCGCAGTTCGGCCCCGATCGCGCGCTGGTGTTCTCCAACCAGCCGTTCCGCCGCATGTTCAACATGAAGTCCGAATGGCTGGCCGACGCGCCCGAATTCGATCGCGTGCTCGAACGGATGCGCGAGGGCGGGCGCCTGCCCGAAGTGCGCGACTTCCCCGGCTGGAAGGCCGAGCGGCGCGACTGGTTCCGTGCCGCCGACGGCGCGATCGAGGAGAATTGGCTGCTGCCGGCGGGCGCGCATATGCGCGTCGTCGGCCACCCGCTGCCCGATGGCGGGCTGCTGCTGATCTTCGAGGATCGCACCGAGCAGATCCAGCTCGCCAGCGCGCGCGACACGCTGCTGCGGGTACGCGCCGCGACCTTCGACAATCTGTTCGAGGGCGTGGCGGTGTTCGCCGCCGACGGCCGGCTGCAGCTGTGGAACAACCGTTTTCGCGCGATCTGGGGCTTCGACGAACGGCTGCTCGACGCGCATCCGCGGATCGACCAGCTTGCCGATGCGGCGGGGCAGGCACTTGCCAACCCGTCGCGCGCCGGGCTGATCCGCGAACTGGTCCGCGTCGCGACCGTCGAGCGCGGCCAGCGCAGCGGGCGCGTGGCGTTCGCCGATGGACGGCATTTCGATTTCGCCGCGGTGCCGCTGCCCGACGGCAACGCGCTGTTCACGATGCTCGACATCTCCGACAGCCGCCGCATCGAGCAGGCGCTGCGCGACAAGAATGAGGCGCTGGAGGCGGCGGGCAGGGAAAGCGCCGGCTTCATGGGCAATATGAGCTATGAGTTGCGCACCCCGCTGACCGCGATCGCCGGCTTCGCCGAGATGCTCGCGGGCGGCTTCGCCGGCGATCTGCCCGAGGCGGCAGAACCCTATGTCGTCTCGATCCGCTCCGAGGTCGCGCGGCTCGGTACGCTGATCGACAATATGCTCGATCTCGCGCAGCGCGGCGCCGGCGGCATCGCCATCGACAAGGCACCTTTCGATCTCGCGACCGCGATGCAGGCTGTCGCCGAGACGCTCGACATGTCGGCGCGCGCCCGCGCGATCGACCTTGCGGTGCAGACCGAGGAGTCGCTCGGCAGCATCGAGGGGGACGACCGGCGCATCCGCCAGGCGCTCGACCATCTCGTGCGGCTTGCCATCGCGAGCATGCCCGAGGGCGGGCGCGTGCTGCTGCATGGCGATGGCACCCTTGCCGGCGCGCGGCTGATCGTTTCCGACGACGGTCCGGGCATGGACGAGGCCGCGCAGGCGCGCGCGTTCGAACGGCCGGAGGATAACGGCGCGGCCGGCGAGGGTCAGCCCGCGAGCGCGCTGCTGATCGCGCGCGACATCGTCGAGGCGCATGGCGGCACACTCAACCTCGTGTCCGAACCGGGCGAGGGTACAATGATCACGATCGTGCTGCCACGCCGATGAGGCTTGTCGACGCCGAGGCGACCGCGGCGGCGGGGGCGGCGCTCGCCGCGCTGCTGCGCCCGGGCGACATCGTCGCGCTCAGTGGCGGTCTGGGCGCGGGCAAGACCACCTTCGCGCGCGGGCTTTTGTCAGCGCTCGGGCTCGAGGAAGAAGCGCCGAGCCCCAGCTTCGCGATCATCCAGCCCTATGAGCCGCCCGAAGTGCGGCTGCCGGTGCTCCATGTCGACCTTTATCGCCTCGACGCGCCCGAGGAAGCCGAGGAGCTTGGGCTCGACGACGCCCTGCTCGATGGTGCGCTGCTGATCGAGTGGCCCGAGCGGCTGGGGGATCGGCTGTGGCCTGAAACCTTGCGCCTGAGCTTTGCCGTGGAGCCCGATGGCGCGCGACGCTTGACAGCGGAAGTGCCCGGGGCTTGGGAGACGCGATGGCCGCCATCATGACTCCGCCCCCAGCCGCACCCGATTTCCTCCACCGTCATGGCTGGGGAGGGGCGGATATTCGCCCGCTCGCCGGCGATGCCTCGTTCCGGCGCTACTTCCGGGTGATCGAGCCCGGCCGCCAGAGCGTGCTGATGGATGCGCCGCCGCCCAACGAGGATCCGCGCCCCTTCCTGGCGGTTGCCGATCATCTGTTGTCGCTGGGATTCTCGGCGCCGCGCCCGCTCGCGATCGATCTCGACCACGGCCTCGTCCTGCTCGAGGATTTCGGTGATGCGCGGATGCGCGAAGTCGTCGATGCCGCGCCCGAAAGCGAGGCGCGCGTCTACAGCCAGGCGGTCGATCTGCTCGCCGCCCTCCACAGCCACCCGGCCGCGGGCGGCCTGCGCGCCTATGACCGCACCGAGCTGCAGCGCGAAGCCGGGCTGTTGACCGAATGGTTCTGCCCCGCCGCGGGGCTCACCGTCGACATCGACGGCTATCGCGCGGCGTGGGACGAAGTACTCCGGCCGATGCTCGCGGACGGTCATCTGCCCGTCACCGTGCTGCGCGACTACCATGCCGAGAATATCATGCTGCTCGAAGGGCATCAGGGCGTGGCAGGGCTTGGATTGCTGGACTTTCAGGACGCGCTGGCCGGTCACCCCGCCTATGATCTCGTCTCGCTGCTGCAGGATGCGCGGCGTGACGTCGCGCCCGATCTCGAGGCGGCGATGCTGGAGCGCTATCGCGCGGCCGCCAGGCCGATCGCCGGGTTCGACACCGCCTATGCGGTGCTCGGGGCGCAGCGCAACGCCAAGATCGTCGGCATCTTCACCCGGCTGTGGAAGCGCGACGGCAAGCCGCGCTACCTCGCCTTCCTCCCGCGCGTGTGGACCTATCTGGAGCGCGATCTCGCGCATCCGGCGCTGGCGCCCGTCGCACGCTGGTTCGCCGGGAATGTGCCGGCCAAAGCGCGCTGGACGGCGCTTCGCGATTCGGCCGGCGCATGACCCGCAATGCCAAGCCGCTCAGCCTGCGGCCAAACGCCGGTGGGCCGCCGCTGAAGACGGCGATGGTGATGGCCGCCGGGCTCGGCAAGCGCATGCGCCCGCTGACCGCGACGCGCCCAAAACCGCTCGTCGAGGTGGCCGGCCAGCCGCTGATCGATCATGCGCTCGACCGCCTGCGTGCGGCCGGCATCGAACGCGCCATCGTCAACGTCCATTATCGCGCCGACGCGCTCGAGGCGCACCTCAGGGCAAAGGCCGGCGGGCTGGAGATCATCATTTCCGACGAGCGCGACCTGTTGCTGGAAACCGGCGGCGGGCTGGTGAAGGCCGGCCCGCTGATCGAGGACGATCCCTTCCTCGTCGTCAACAGCGACAATCTGTGGGTGGACGGGCCGACCGACGCGATCCGGTTGCTCGCCGCGCGCTGGAACGACGCCGAGATGGATGCGCTGCTGCTGCTGGTGCCGCTGGCGCGCGCGCATTGCCACAACGGCCGCGGCGATTTCCACATGGACGCGCTCGGCAAGATCCGCCGCCGCGCGCATGGCCGCGTCGCGCCCTTCGTCTACACCGGCATCCAGCTGATCAGCCACCGCCTGCTTGCGGATGCGCCGGCCGGGCCCTTTTCCACCAACCTGTTGTGGGACAAGGCGATCGAGGCGGGCCGCTGCTATGGCTTCGTCCATCAGGGGCTGTGGTTCGACGTCGGCACGCCGCCGGCGATCGCGCGGACCGAAACGCTCCTTGCCGACGGCTGAGCAACTTCCCCTCGCATTGAGTGCCGCGGCTCGCCCCGCGGTCTTCACCATCCCCGCGTATCGCGCCTTTGCCGATGCGCTGGCGGCGGGAATCATTGCGCGGTGGGGCGGTTCCCCGCTGGAACTGGCGCGGGGCATCGTCATCCTGCCGAACAACCGCGCGCAGCGGGCGTTGACCGACGCCTTCGTGCGTCGCGCGGAGGGCGGGTTGCTTTTGCCGCGGCTGATCGCGATCGGCGACGATGATCTCGACGAGCGGATCGGGCCGCTGTTCGATCCGGCCGAGGGCGAATCGCCACCGCCGCCGGCGATCGAGCCGCTCGATCGGCAGATGCGCCTGGCGCGGCTGGTGCAGGTGGCGCGACGCGACGCCGGCGTGCCCGTCGATGCGGCAGAGGCGGTGCGCCTCGCCGCCGATCTCGCGCGCACGCTCGACCAACTGATCATCGAGGAGGTCGATCCGCGCCGTCTCCGCGAATTGGAGATCGCGCCCGAACTTTCGGCGCACTGGGCGCGCGCGCTCGATCTGCTGGCGGTCATCCTCGATCGCTGGCCGCGCGAACTTGCGGAGATCGGCCGGATCGACCGCGCGACCCGCCGCAATCTGCTGCTGCGCCAGACCGCCGAGCGCTGGAAGCGGGAAGCGCCGCCGGGTTTCGTCGTGGCCGCGGGCGTGACGGTGGCGGCGCCCGCGGTCGCGGCGCTGCTCAAGAGCATCGCCTGGCTGAAACGGGGCATGGTCGTGCTGCCCGGTTTCGATCAGGCGATGCCCGCGGACGAATGGGAGGCGCTGGGGCCTTTCCCCGCGGACAGCGGCCGCCGCGCGGTGGAGACACACCCGCAGTTCAACCTCAAGCTGCTGCTCGATCGCATGGATATCGCCCCCGGCGAGGTCGAGCGTTGGCGCTGGGGCGGCGGCCATGATGCCAGCGCCGCGCGGGGGCGCGCGGTCAATAACGCGCTCAAGCCCGCGCGCTTCACCGGCAAGTGGCACGAGCTCGAGGCGCCGGAGCGGCTGCTGACCGGGGTGCGCACGCTGGAAGCCGCCACCCCAGCGGAGGAAGCGCAGGCGATTGCCATCGCTTTGCGCGAGGCGCTGGAAACACCCGAACGCACGGCTGCCCTGGTAACGCCCGATCGCGGTCTCGCGCGGCGGGTGTCGGCGCTGCTGCGCCGCTGGGAGATCGCCGCCGACGACAGTGCCGGCGTGCCGCTGTCGATGACGCCGCCGGGCGCCTTGCTGCTCGGTCTGGCGGATGCCGCCGCCCAGCGCCTCGCGCCGCCCGCCTTGCTGGCCGTGCTCAAACATCCGCTGGTGCGCGCGGGAGAGGGGCGGCTCGCTTGGCTGGAGGGCGTGCGCGCGCTCGATCTCGCGCTCCGCGGGCCGCGGCCGGCGGAAGGGAGCGCCGGCCTTGCCGCTTTCCTGCTCGAAGGGGACGCGCGCACGGCGATGCTGCGCGAAAGTGCGCGCCCGTTCTGGGATGAGGCCGCGCCCTTGCTGGCGCCGCTGGAGGCCACGTTCCGCGACGCCGACGGCGGCCGGCTCGAACCGCTGCTCGCGGCGCTGCGCGATGTCGCGACCGCCCTGTGCGGCGACGCGATCTGGTCGGGGCCCGCCGGCCGCGCCGCCGCGGATCTGCTCGCCGACGCCGAGCGCTGCGCCGCCAACGGCCCCCGCGACGTCAGCGCCGAGGGCATCGGTCCCTTGCTTCGCCGGCTGATGGACGATGTCGCGGTGCGTCCGCCACAGGGCGGCCATCCGCGCATCGCGATCTGGGGGCTTATCGAGGCGCGGCTGCAGCAGGCGGACCTGGTGATCCTCGGCGGGCTCAACGAGGGCACCTGGCCCTCGGTGCCGCCGCCGGACCCCTGGTTGGCGCCGCGCATCCGCAGCGAGCTCGGTCTGCCCGGACTCGACCGCCGCATCGGCCTTGCCGCGCACGACTTCGCCGGCGCGCTCGGCGCGCCCGATGTGATCGTCACCCGGGCGCATCGCGACACTGCGCCCACCGTCGCCTCGCGCTTCTGGCTGCGCCTCGCGGCGATCGATCCACCCGACCGCGAGCATCGCCGCGCCGACCGCTTCGTGGCGCTCGCCCGCCGGCTCGACCGCGCATTGCATGAGCCCGCCCGGCGACCCGCCCCGGTGCCCCCGGTCGCCGAGCGGCCGACGCGGATCAGCGTGACCGAGGTCGATCGGCTGAAAGCGGACCCTTACGCGTTCTACGCGCGGCGGATGCTGCGCTTGTTGCCGCTCGACATGATCGATGCCGATCCCACACCGGCTTGGCGCGGCACCGCGATCCACGCGGTGCTCGAAGCCTGGGCGCGTGACGATGCCTGCGCGCCCGAAAAGCTGCGCGACCGCGCCCTGGCGATGCTCGCCGGCCCCGGATCGCATCCGCTGGTCCGCGCGCTCTGGGAACCGCGGCTGATGGAGGCGGTCGGCTGGATCGCGGAGACCATCGTCGAGATGCGAAGCGAGGGGCGCATCGTTGCGACGGTCGAGGCGAAGGGCGCGGTCGAGATCGGCGGCATCACGCTCGACGGCCGTGTGGATCGTATAGACCGGCTCCCCGACGGCAGCCTTGCGATCGTCGACTATAAGACGGGTACGCCACCCAGCGCGCGCGCGGTGCGTGCCGGCTATTCGCTGCAACTGGGGCTGCTCGGGTTGATCGCGGAACGCAGCGGCTTCGGGGAGGTCGGCGGCAAAGCGGGTGCGTTCGAATATTGGTCGATGGCGCGACGCAAGAAGGGGCAAGGGTTCGGCTACATCGAAACCCCCGTCGCGCCCGATGGCGCGCGCGGCAAGATCCCCACCGACCAGTTCGTCGGCATCGCCGCTGCCAATTTCATCGAGGCGGCGGAAAAATGGCTGACGGGCGAGGCGGCCTTCACCGCC
The window above is part of the Sphingomonas sanxanigenens DSM 19645 = NX02 genome. Proteins encoded here:
- a CDS encoding sensor histidine kinase — its product is MGGMTAEVAAVIGAVLALWLGLAGWAMFSGMRMRARARAAASQADRLKLLLDSAPALPLVVRADGRVEAPERLADWLGLPRLPSFIGDIAGDEVGLSADDAALLVKDISTAQRSAGSFVRTVRAQGSTRTLMIRGAAAGAGLSAAGGVILWFFDATESETEIGRLGREAARLASAFDALSALIDTAPMPMWHRGEGLGLTLVNQAYVRAVEGGSVAAVVERGIELVDSAAELSPTATAATARDENRTIVRTAPATINGERRMLRIVDVPLGDLGVAGYAIDIEDEEQARGAMRRFAATQRDMLDRLSGGVAQFGPDRALVFSNQPFRRMFNMKSEWLADAPEFDRVLERMREGGRLPEVRDFPGWKAERRDWFRAADGAIEENWLLPAGAHMRVVGHPLPDGGLLLIFEDRTEQIQLASARDTLLRVRAATFDNLFEGVAVFAADGRLQLWNNRFRAIWGFDERLLDAHPRIDQLADAAGQALANPSRAGLIRELVRVATVERGQRSGRVAFADGRHFDFAAVPLPDGNALFTMLDISDSRRIEQALRDKNEALEAAGRESAGFMGNMSYELRTPLTAIAGFAEMLAGGFAGDLPEAAEPYVVSIRSEVARLGTLIDNMLDLAQRGAGGIAIDKAPFDLATAMQAVAETLDMSARARAIDLAVQTEESLGSIEGDDRRIRQALDHLVRLAIASMPEGGRVLLHGDGTLAGARLIVSDDGPGMDEAAQARAFERPEDNGAAGEGQPASALLIARDIVEAHGGTLNLVSEPGEGTMITIVLPRR
- a CDS encoding aminoglycoside phosphotransferase family protein, which codes for MTPPPAAPDFLHRHGWGGADIRPLAGDASFRRYFRVIEPGRQSVLMDAPPPNEDPRPFLAVADHLLSLGFSAPRPLAIDLDHGLVLLEDFGDARMREVVDAAPESEARVYSQAVDLLAALHSHPAAGGLRAYDRTELQREAGLLTEWFCPAAGLTVDIDGYRAAWDEVLRPMLADGHLPVTVLRDYHAENIMLLEGHQGVAGLGLLDFQDALAGHPAYDLVSLLQDARRDVAPDLEAAMLERYRAAARPIAGFDTAYAVLGAQRNAKIVGIFTRLWKRDGKPRYLAFLPRVWTYLERDLAHPALAPVARWFAGNVPAKARWTALRDSAGA
- the tsaE gene encoding tRNA (adenosine(37)-N6)-threonylcarbamoyltransferase complex ATPase subunit type 1 TsaE, with the protein product MRLVDAEATAAAGAALAALLRPGDIVALSGGLGAGKTTFARGLLSALGLEEEAPSPSFAIIQPYEPPEVRLPVLHVDLYRLDAPEEAEELGLDDALLDGALLIEWPERLGDRLWPETLRLSFAVEPDGARRLTAEVPGAWETRWPPS
- the addB gene encoding double-strand break repair protein AddB; the protein is MSAAARPAVFTIPAYRAFADALAAGIIARWGGSPLELARGIVILPNNRAQRALTDAFVRRAEGGLLLPRLIAIGDDDLDERIGPLFDPAEGESPPPPAIEPLDRQMRLARLVQVARRDAGVPVDAAEAVRLAADLARTLDQLIIEEVDPRRLRELEIAPELSAHWARALDLLAVILDRWPRELAEIGRIDRATRRNLLLRQTAERWKREAPPGFVVAAGVTVAAPAVAALLKSIAWLKRGMVVLPGFDQAMPADEWEALGPFPADSGRRAVETHPQFNLKLLLDRMDIAPGEVERWRWGGGHDASAARGRAVNNALKPARFTGKWHELEAPERLLTGVRTLEAATPAEEAQAIAIALREALETPERTAALVTPDRGLARRVSALLRRWEIAADDSAGVPLSMTPPGALLLGLADAAAQRLAPPALLAVLKHPLVRAGEGRLAWLEGVRALDLALRGPRPAEGSAGLAAFLLEGDARTAMLRESARPFWDEAAPLLAPLEATFRDADGGRLEPLLAALRDVATALCGDAIWSGPAGRAAADLLADAERCAANGPRDVSAEGIGPLLRRLMDDVAVRPPQGGHPRIAIWGLIEARLQQADLVILGGLNEGTWPSVPPPDPWLAPRIRSELGLPGLDRRIGLAAHDFAGALGAPDVIVTRAHRDTAPTVASRFWLRLAAIDPPDREHRRADRFVALARRLDRALHEPARRPAPVPPVAERPTRISVTEVDRLKADPYAFYARRMLRLLPLDMIDADPTPAWRGTAIHAVLEAWARDDACAPEKLRDRALAMLAGPGSHPLVRALWEPRLMEAVGWIAETIVEMRSEGRIVATVEAKGAVEIGGITLDGRVDRIDRLPDGSLAIVDYKTGTPPSARAVRAGYSLQLGLLGLIAERSGFGEVGGKAGAFEYWSMARRKKGQGFGYIETPVAPDGARGKIPTDQFVGIAAANFIEAAEKWLTGEAAFTAKLHPEFAPYAEYDQLMRLDEWYGRDG
- a CDS encoding nucleotidyltransferase family protein, whose protein sequence is MTRNAKPLSLRPNAGGPPLKTAMVMAAGLGKRMRPLTATRPKPLVEVAGQPLIDHALDRLRAAGIERAIVNVHYRADALEAHLRAKAGGLEIIISDERDLLLETGGGLVKAGPLIEDDPFLVVNSDNLWVDGPTDAIRLLAARWNDAEMDALLLLVPLARAHCHNGRGDFHMDALGKIRRRAHGRVAPFVYTGIQLISHRLLADAPAGPFSTNLLWDKAIEAGRCYGFVHQGLWFDVGTPPAIARTETLLADG